In the Candidatus Binatia bacterium genome, one interval contains:
- a CDS encoding PAS domain-containing sensor histidine kinase, translating to MQGPLGRATVAAAGQTLALGRGLVAALRGEGAAERYAQAQASAMQSAVPSIARAVLVIMCGYVVAQLWFRPAQVWAAWPAYVVQIATAALLLVGMRSTWLRHRAETAFAVGEFAFTTSLVLQLLSPETAPAGIAGFIAIKLMATALFVPWRARRQYLSVAYTLAIYGLALAAAPHLANEDKKLHLVAVPVIAGLLSALGTARAVGLRRTLLDQTAERETAVARLQLVLDSMPVGCIISDASLRYVYWNRAAEDIFGYKVDEVVGKSAVDVITPPHLRELSVRGFEELAREDHMLGPMRLENVTKDGRTIVCEWSAVALRNPDGSFGGMLSMCQDVTEKHRDEEARRELIAQLQESDRVRAAFVATLSHELRSPINVILGYHDLLLEGVFGPISSEQREVIDRVGQAARQLLELVTSTLEVSRVQAGRSALNLQLIHPAALLEQIRLETREMQEKEGVEVQWQVPEGLPPIYSDAAKLKVIVRNLLSNALKYTDEGVVRIRAGEATRGLEIEVSDTGYGIPPDALPHIFEPFRQFHTHTGSAGAGLGLYLVRLFADLIGAQLSVQSEVGKGTTFTVSIPLQPPGTLVRP from the coding sequence ATGCAGGGACCGTTAGGGCGCGCAACCGTAGCAGCGGCCGGCCAAACGCTTGCGTTGGGACGGGGGCTGGTTGCGGCTCTTCGAGGGGAAGGTGCGGCAGAGCGCTACGCGCAGGCGCAGGCCTCTGCCATGCAGAGCGCGGTGCCGTCAATCGCACGGGCTGTCTTGGTCATCATGTGTGGGTACGTCGTCGCCCAATTGTGGTTCCGGCCTGCGCAGGTGTGGGCGGCTTGGCCGGCGTACGTGGTTCAAATCGCAACGGCGGCTTTGCTGCTAGTGGGGATGAGGTCGACCTGGCTTCGGCATCGTGCCGAGACTGCGTTTGCCGTTGGCGAGTTCGCCTTTACTACCAGTCTCGTGCTGCAGCTTTTGAGCCCTGAGACGGCACCCGCCGGCATTGCTGGCTTCATCGCAATCAAGTTGATGGCGACCGCTTTGTTTGTGCCCTGGCGTGCCCGCCGCCAGTACTTGTCGGTGGCTTACACACTGGCAATTTACGGATTGGCATTGGCGGCGGCGCCCCACCTCGCAAACGAAGACAAGAAGTTGCACCTAGTGGCCGTGCCCGTTATCGCGGGTCTCTTGTCGGCTCTGGGGACTGCGCGTGCCGTGGGATTGCGGCGGACATTGCTGGACCAGACAGCGGAGCGGGAAACGGCAGTGGCGCGCCTTCAGCTCGTGCTCGATTCGATGCCTGTTGGATGCATCATCAGCGACGCGAGTCTCCGGTATGTCTATTGGAATCGGGCCGCCGAAGATATCTTCGGTTACAAGGTGGACGAGGTGGTGGGCAAAAGCGCCGTTGATGTGATCACGCCGCCCCATCTGCGGGAATTGTCAGTTCGCGGTTTTGAAGAGCTAGCCCGCGAGGACCATATGCTCGGGCCTATGCGTTTGGAAAACGTGACCAAGGATGGGCGTACGATCGTATGCGAGTGGAGCGCGGTTGCACTCCGCAATCCCGATGGGTCGTTTGGTGGAATGTTGTCCATGTGCCAGGATGTTACTGAGAAGCACCGCGATGAGGAGGCAAGGCGAGAACTGATCGCGCAATTGCAAGAGTCAGATCGAGTTCGGGCGGCGTTTGTTGCCACGTTGTCGCATGAACTCCGTAGCCCCATCAATGTGATTCTTGGCTATCATGACTTATTACTAGAGGGCGTGTTTGGCCCCATCAGTAGCGAGCAAAGAGAAGTGATCGACCGAGTGGGACAAGCAGCGCGACAGCTTCTCGAGTTAGTGACGTCGACACTCGAGGTTAGCCGAGTCCAGGCCGGGCGCAGTGCACTGAACTTACAGTTAATCCATCCGGCGGCTCTTCTCGAGCAAATTCGCTTGGAAACTCGCGAAATGCAGGAGAAAGAAGGCGTGGAGGTCCAATGGCAGGTGCCGGAAGGTCTTCCGCCAATTTACAGTGATGCGGCGAAGCTGAAGGTGATTGTGAGGAACCTATTGTCCAATGCTTTGAAATACACGGATGAGGGTGTCGTGCGGATCAGGGCTGGAGAAGCTACGCGCGGGTTGGAAATCGAAGTTTCTGACACGGGGTATGGCATCCCACCAGATGCCCTACCCCACATTTTCGAGCCCTTCCGACAGTTCCATACACACACTGGTAGTGCAGGGGCCGGCTTGGGGTTGTACTTGGTGCGTTTATTTGCTGATCTGATCGGCGCTCAGCTCAGCGTCCAGAGTGAAGTGGGTAAGGGAACCACGTTCACAGTATCGATCCCATTGCAACCGCCAGGGACTTTGGTGCGACCGTGA
- a CDS encoding DUF507 family protein, with product MEFSEGRKSFLAHRILETLQREGLAEVRNQRLALNEIKRVLEQDHKVDEQIDAFVRRKIASLSRRVPPGSREWEVLYRQYYEEELRKRRR from the coding sequence GTGGAATTCTCAGAAGGGCGCAAATCGTTCCTCGCCCACCGCATTTTAGAGACGTTGCAGCGAGAGGGACTGGCGGAGGTGCGTAACCAGCGGCTAGCGCTGAATGAAATCAAAAGGGTCCTCGAGCAGGACCACAAGGTGGACGAACAGATCGACGCCTTCGTTCGCCGCAAGATCGCCAGCTTATCGCGTCGGGTCCCTCCGGGTAGCCGCGAATGGGAGGTCCTTTACCGACAGTATTACGAAGAGGAACTGCGGAAACGGCGACGCTGA